A single genomic interval of Koleobacter methoxysyntrophicus harbors:
- a CDS encoding tripartite tricarboxylate transporter permease, with protein sequence MEAIQNLIQGFSVAASPLNIIWMISGAFLGTVLGMLPGIGPSTGVALLLPLTFAMKPETALITMCAIYYGAMFGGSRSSILLNVPGDGAAVASCFDGYPMARNGQAETALAISAIASFIGGLISTIIFVFLALPVARFALKFGPPEYFALMVFALAATASISKEALLKGLLSLLLGLMITTVGIDLQSGVHRFTFGVMELQTGIDFVVVIIGIYGIGEVFKNFETIGSAGARAIQSKFKRIWITMEQWKRSIVPILRQTPVGFLIGVLPGAGGTIAAMMAYNNEKQLSKEPERFGKGAIEGLAAPEAANNAASVGALIPMMTLGVPGSGTTAIMLGALMILGLQPGPLLFQQHPEVAWGVIASMFLGNIVCAIINLPLAGLLVRVLSVPPRILYPLIVALAFMGVYTINFSVVDFYLLVIFGIIGYFMKKYKVPTAPLILAVVVGSSMEQSFRQSLMLSDGSLKIFFRSGISVVLLILAAVSIIYPFLSDWIKKKRQRISSGI encoded by the coding sequence TTGGAAGCTATTCAGAACTTAATCCAGGGCTTTTCTGTAGCGGCAAGTCCATTAAACATCATATGGATGATATCAGGTGCCTTTTTAGGGACGGTGCTGGGTATGCTGCCGGGTATAGGTCCTTCAACGGGAGTAGCTTTGCTTTTGCCCCTGACCTTTGCCATGAAGCCCGAAACTGCATTGATTACCATGTGTGCTATATATTACGGGGCTATGTTCGGAGGTTCCAGGAGCTCTATTCTGTTAAATGTGCCCGGTGACGGGGCTGCTGTAGCATCCTGTTTTGATGGGTATCCTATGGCCAGAAACGGACAGGCGGAAACGGCCCTGGCTATTTCCGCTATAGCATCCTTTATAGGTGGGCTGATATCCACCATAATTTTTGTTTTCCTGGCCCTGCCGGTGGCCAGATTCGCCCTGAAATTCGGGCCACCCGAGTACTTTGCGCTGATGGTTTTTGCTTTAGCGGCAACGGCATCCATTTCAAAGGAAGCCCTTTTAAAGGGTCTTTTATCTCTGCTCCTAGGATTGATGATAACTACCGTTGGCATCGATCTGCAGTCAGGGGTTCATAGATTTACCTTTGGTGTGATGGAACTGCAGACGGGAATAGATTTTGTAGTCGTAATAATAGGGATTTACGGGATAGGTGAAGTTTTTAAGAATTTTGAAACCATAGGTTCAGCAGGGGCAAGGGCCATCCAGAGCAAATTCAAGAGGATATGGATCACAATGGAGCAGTGGAAGAGAAGCATTGTTCCTATATTGAGGCAGACCCCTGTCGGGTTTTTAATCGGTGTATTACCCGGTGCCGGCGGTACCATTGCAGCCATGATGGCTTACAACAACGAAAAACAGCTTTCAAAAGAACCCGAGCGTTTCGGGAAGGGAGCCATAGAAGGCCTGGCAGCCCCTGAAGCCGCCAACAATGCTGCCTCCGTAGGGGCGCTGATACCCATGATGACCCTCGGGGTTCCAGGATCAGGAACTACCGCTATCATGCTGGGGGCTTTGATGATCCTGGGTCTGCAGCCCGGCCCACTATTGTTCCAGCAGCACCCTGAAGTTGCCTGGGGTGTTATCGCAAGCATGTTTTTGGGCAATATAGTCTGTGCAATTATCAACCTGCCCCTGGCAGGGCTGCTGGTTAGGGTTTTATCAGTTCCTCCCAGGATACTGTACCCCCTGATAGTAGCTCTGGCCTTTATGGGGGTCTATACGATAAATTTCAGTGTGGTTGATTTTTACCTGCTGGTCATATTCGGGATTATCGGCTACTTTATGAAAAAATACAAGGTTCCTACGGCACCGTTAATACTGGCTGTAGTTGTAGGGTCTTCCATGGAGCAGTCTTTCAGACAGTCCCTCATGCTGTCCGACGGCAGTTTGAAAATATTCTTTAGGTCTGGAATTTCCGTTGTCCTTTTGATACTGGCTGCTGTATCAATTATTTATCCCTTTTTGTCAGACTGGATTAAGAAAAAAAGACAAAGGATTTCTTCCGGTATCTAA
- a CDS encoding CTP synthase, whose amino-acid sequence MSTKYIFVTGGVVSSLGKGITAASIGRLLKSRGIRITMQKFDPYINIDPGTMSPYQHGEVFVTEDGAETDLDLGHYERFIDVNLSKNSNVTTGKIYWSVISKERKGDYLGGTVQVIPHITNEIKDRIVRVSKETQTDVVITEIGGTVGDIESLPFLEAIRQMRSDIGKENVMYIHVTLVPYLEMAGELKTKPTQHSVKELRSIGIQPDIIVCRSSKRIPKELKDKIALFCDIDPEAVIENYNAATIYEVPLILKQQGIDDIIINRLGLKGGQADLAEWEEIVRKIKNPEKSVKIAIVGKYVQLRDAYMSVVESLNHGGIASNSEVDIRWIYAEDLEKEENVEGFLTDVHGILVPGGFGDRGIEGKIRAIRYARENKIPFFGLCLGMQCAVIEFARNVCGLKDATSSEFRPDAQHPVIDILPEQKDIEELGGTMRLGIYPCKIKEGTLLYEAYKDELIYERHRHRYEFNNEYRELLTSKGMVISGVSPDNRLVEVVELKDHPWFVGTQYHPEFKSRPNRPHPLFKDFIKAALRHKGNI is encoded by the coding sequence ATGTCGACGAAATATATCTTTGTTACCGGAGGCGTGGTTTCCTCCCTGGGCAAGGGTATAACGGCAGCCTCTATTGGACGTTTACTCAAAAGCAGGGGAATAAGGATAACGATGCAGAAATTTGACCCCTATATAAACATCGATCCGGGGACAATGAGCCCTTACCAGCACGGGGAAGTCTTTGTAACGGAAGACGGGGCAGAAACGGACCTGGACCTCGGTCATTATGAGCGGTTTATAGATGTAAACTTAAGCAAGAACAGCAATGTAACGACGGGTAAGATATACTGGTCCGTAATATCAAAAGAACGAAAAGGTGACTACCTGGGAGGAACCGTTCAGGTAATACCCCATATCACCAATGAAATAAAGGACAGGATCGTCAGGGTTTCAAAGGAGACCCAGACCGATGTTGTTATAACAGAAATAGGGGGAACGGTGGGTGATATCGAAAGCCTGCCGTTTCTGGAAGCCATCCGCCAGATGAGGAGCGATATAGGGAAGGAAAATGTCATGTACATCCACGTAACCCTGGTCCCCTACCTCGAAATGGCGGGAGAGCTTAAAACCAAACCTACCCAGCACAGTGTAAAGGAACTGAGGAGCATAGGTATACAGCCGGATATAATAGTGTGCAGGTCTTCTAAACGGATCCCCAAAGAGCTGAAGGACAAAATCGCCCTTTTTTGCGATATAGACCCCGAAGCGGTTATTGAAAACTACAATGCCGCTACCATATATGAAGTGCCCCTCATTTTAAAACAGCAGGGCATCGATGACATAATAATAAACCGCCTGGGCCTTAAAGGCGGGCAGGCAGACCTTGCGGAATGGGAGGAAATAGTTAGAAAGATTAAAAACCCCGAAAAATCCGTAAAAATAGCTATAGTCGGCAAGTACGTCCAGCTCAGGGATGCGTATATGAGTGTAGTGGAGTCCTTAAACCACGGCGGGATAGCCTCCAACTCGGAAGTTGACATAAGATGGATATATGCGGAAGACCTGGAAAAGGAAGAAAACGTTGAAGGGTTTTTAACGGATGTGCACGGCATCCTGGTCCCCGGGGGTTTTGGCGACCGGGGCATTGAGGGCAAGATAAGGGCTATACGTTATGCCAGGGAGAACAAAATACCGTTTTTCGGCCTCTGCCTGGGTATGCAGTGCGCCGTAATAGAGTTTGCCAGGAATGTGTGCGGCCTGAAAGATGCAACCAGCAGCGAATTCAGGCCTGATGCACAGCACCCGGTAATAGATATCCTCCCTGAACAAAAGGACATTGAAGAACTGGGAGGGACGATGCGCCTCGGGATTTACCCCTGCAAGATTAAAGAAGGGACCCTCCTTTATGAAGCCTACAAGGACGAACTCATATATGAACGCCACCGCCACAGATATGAGTTTAATAACGAATACAGGGAACTCCTCACTTCAAAAGGTATGGTGATAAGCGGTGTTTCCCCTGATAACCGCCTTGTTGAGGTTGTAGAGCTTAAAGACCATCCGTGGTTTGTCGGCACCCAGTACCATCCCGAATTTAAGTCAAGACCCAACAGACCCCATCCCTTGTTCAAGGACTTCATTAAGGCTGCCCTCAGGCATAAGGGAAATATATAA
- a CDS encoding lipid II:glycine glycyltransferase FemX, with translation MNIKEIKPEERELFNNFMANGPKGHILQSYEWGEVKETTGWEPIRLLVEDEGRIKAGISVLKRPLPLPGKSIYYAPRGPVADFSDHKTLDFLLGEIRKRALRDNALFLKIDPDIPAENKGAAVNYLESRGFVSSDKGLNFEGVQPKFVFRLSLDRPIDEIFQNMQSKTRYNIRLAERKGVTVKEDCTKQDLEEFYKILLVTCERDGFMVRSYDYFEAMWEKLVKRGYARLFMAHYRGKAIAGTLAFIFGDKAWYVYGASSNEYRNVMPNYALQWRMIEWAKENGCTIYDFRGVSGDLNPKNPLYGLYRFKKGFGGEFTEFIGEYDLPFSKPLYFLWEKGIPLYREARRKIINLTRKFNKCLT, from the coding sequence TTGAATATAAAAGAAATCAAACCTGAAGAAAGGGAACTTTTCAATAACTTTATGGCAAACGGGCCTAAAGGCCATATCCTTCAGTCGTATGAATGGGGAGAAGTAAAAGAAACAACAGGATGGGAACCCATAAGGCTGCTGGTTGAAGATGAAGGCCGCATTAAAGCGGGGATTTCCGTCCTTAAAAGACCGCTGCCTCTGCCCGGAAAGTCCATCTACTATGCACCTCGGGGTCCGGTCGCCGATTTTTCGGACCATAAAACCCTTGATTTTCTCCTGGGGGAAATAAGGAAAAGGGCTCTGCGGGATAATGCCCTTTTTTTAAAAATTGACCCCGATATACCTGCAGAGAACAAGGGCGCGGCAGTAAATTACCTTGAAAGCCGCGGTTTTGTGTCATCCGATAAAGGCTTAAACTTTGAAGGGGTCCAGCCCAAATTCGTCTTCCGCCTTTCCCTTGACAGACCCATTGATGAAATCTTTCAGAATATGCAAAGCAAAACCCGCTACAATATCCGCCTTGCCGAAAGGAAGGGCGTAACCGTGAAGGAAGACTGCACAAAGCAGGACCTGGAGGAATTTTATAAAATCCTTCTTGTTACATGTGAAAGGGACGGCTTCATGGTAAGGTCCTATGACTATTTTGAGGCGATGTGGGAAAAATTGGTCAAAAGAGGTTATGCCAGACTGTTTATGGCCCATTACCGGGGTAAGGCTATTGCCGGCACCCTGGCCTTCATATTCGGAGATAAAGCATGGTATGTGTATGGGGCCTCCAGCAATGAATACAGAAACGTGATGCCGAACTATGCCCTCCAGTGGCGGATGATAGAGTGGGCGAAAGAGAACGGATGCACAATATATGATTTCAGAGGCGTCTCAGGGGACTTAAACCCTAAAAATCCCCTTTACGGCCTTTACAGGTTCAAGAAGGGATTCGGGGGGGAGTTTACGGAATTTATAGGGGAATACGACCTCCCGTTCTCAAAACCCCTGTATTTCCTGTGGGAAAAGGGTATTCCCCTTTACAGGGAGGCCCGCAGGAAGATAATCAATTTGACAAGGAAGTTTAATAAATGCCTGACTTAA
- a CDS encoding Lon protease family protein, with the protein MTKYPREIPADELKQVCPPELFNFKTTEEIQPLQGIIGQERAVKAMEFGLNINNKGYNIYIAGQSGTGKTTYARTIVSKKAKEGKIPDDWCYIYNFHQPEKPLALRLPAGKGTAFVKDMENLIDELREDIPKAFDSEEYEKQKVSVMERYQEESNKLIEELEERALEEGFMLKRTGKGIITVPLIDGKPLEPGEYDNLPEETKKKINEKTRIIQSWMDEVMRKIKALEQQARGELADIEKKLGLAAVKPSIDHLKDKYRDFPEAVAYLEEVQKDIIKHISAFIGKDDKNSPFPFPLPVKDDSFFVRYKINLFVNNRDTEGAPVVWETNPTYYNLFGKIEGRSQFGAVTTDFTMIRSGSIHRANGGYLILQAEDVLKDPFAWDALKRTLENQEAVVENIGEQYRTMPTVTLKPQPIPINVKVILIGSPWVYQLLYNLDRDFRELFKIKAQFDTTMERNEENIKKYTAFISAVCTREGLLHFEAGAVSRVIEHSCRMAEEKGKLSTRFNEIVEVLYEASAWARADGSRYVTADHVEKAIVEKVARSNLVEEKVREMIERGHILVDTEGSVVGQVNGLSVYHLGDYAFGQPSRITARTFLGEKGVINIEREVELSGSIHDKGVLILSGFLGGQYASDKPLTLSASLCFEQNYGGVDGDSATCAELIALLSSISGIPVKQNLAITGSLNQRGEVQPIGGVNHKIEGFFKVCRAKGLTGDQGVVIPHQNVENLMLSGEVIEAVRDGKFHIYTAKTIDDCIELMTGVSAEEFHKKVNESLEGFARMAEEFSSIGRGEKGDKN; encoded by the coding sequence ATGACAAAGTACCCGAGAGAAATCCCTGCAGACGAACTTAAACAGGTCTGCCCCCCGGAACTCTTCAACTTCAAGACTACAGAAGAAATTCAACCTCTTCAGGGCATTATCGGCCAGGAGAGGGCGGTAAAGGCAATGGAATTCGGGCTGAATATTAACAACAAGGGCTATAACATCTACATTGCAGGCCAGTCGGGAACTGGAAAGACCACCTATGCCAGGACAATAGTTTCAAAGAAAGCAAAGGAAGGGAAAATCCCCGATGACTGGTGCTATATCTACAATTTCCACCAGCCTGAAAAACCGCTGGCCCTTCGCCTTCCTGCCGGAAAAGGGACCGCATTTGTTAAGGATATGGAGAATCTCATCGATGAACTCAGAGAGGATATTCCCAAGGCTTTCGACAGTGAGGAGTACGAGAAACAAAAGGTCAGTGTTATGGAAAGGTACCAGGAGGAAAGCAACAAATTAATTGAGGAACTGGAAGAGAGGGCACTTGAGGAAGGGTTTATGCTGAAAAGGACGGGCAAGGGGATAATAACCGTACCGCTTATAGACGGCAAACCGCTCGAGCCCGGTGAATACGACAACCTTCCCGAGGAAACCAAGAAAAAAATAAATGAAAAAACCAGGATTATCCAGAGCTGGATGGACGAGGTCATGAGGAAGATAAAGGCCCTGGAGCAGCAGGCCAGGGGAGAACTGGCGGATATCGAAAAGAAGCTGGGTCTTGCCGCCGTTAAACCCAGTATAGACCACCTTAAGGATAAATACAGGGATTTTCCCGAGGCAGTTGCATATTTGGAAGAGGTCCAGAAGGATATAATCAAGCACATAAGTGCCTTTATAGGCAAGGATGACAAAAATTCCCCGTTTCCATTCCCGCTGCCGGTTAAAGATGACAGCTTTTTTGTCAGGTACAAAATTAACCTCTTCGTAAATAACAGGGATACGGAAGGGGCACCGGTGGTATGGGAAACAAACCCGACGTATTACAACCTCTTCGGCAAGATAGAAGGAAGGAGCCAGTTCGGTGCTGTTACCACCGACTTTACCATGATAAGGAGCGGTTCTATCCACAGGGCCAACGGCGGGTACCTGATCCTCCAGGCCGAGGACGTCCTGAAGGACCCCTTTGCCTGGGACGCCCTGAAAAGGACCCTTGAAAACCAGGAGGCGGTCGTAGAAAACATAGGGGAGCAGTACAGGACCATGCCTACGGTGACGCTCAAGCCCCAGCCTATTCCCATAAACGTGAAGGTTATACTGATCGGGAGCCCCTGGGTCTATCAGCTGCTTTACAACCTGGACAGGGATTTCAGGGAACTCTTCAAAATCAAGGCCCAGTTCGACACTACAATGGAAAGGAACGAAGAGAACATAAAGAAATATACGGCCTTTATCAGCGCCGTATGCACCAGGGAGGGGCTCCTGCACTTCGAAGCAGGGGCGGTAAGCCGGGTTATTGAGCACAGCTGCCGTATGGCCGAAGAGAAGGGGAAGCTGTCAACCCGTTTCAATGAAATCGTTGAGGTCCTGTATGAGGCCAGTGCATGGGCCCGGGCCGACGGAAGCAGATACGTAACGGCAGACCATGTAGAGAAGGCAATTGTGGAAAAGGTTGCAAGGTCCAATCTTGTTGAAGAAAAGGTCCGCGAAATGATCGAAAGGGGGCATATCCTTGTTGACACCGAAGGCTCTGTAGTGGGCCAGGTCAACGGCCTTTCGGTATACCACCTTGGGGATTACGCCTTCGGCCAGCCTTCCAGGATAACGGCCCGCACCTTCCTTGGAGAAAAGGGTGTTATCAATATTGAGAGGGAGGTCGAGTTAAGCGGCAGCATCCACGATAAAGGGGTACTCATCCTTTCAGGCTTTTTAGGCGGGCAGTACGCTTCCGATAAGCCTCTAACCCTTTCTGCAAGCCTGTGCTTTGAACAGAATTACGGGGGTGTTGACGGAGACAGCGCTACATGTGCAGAACTCATTGCCCTTCTTTCCAGCATTTCCGGGATTCCCGTAAAACAAAACCTGGCAATCACCGGTTCCCTGAACCAGAGGGGAGAGGTTCAGCCCATCGGAGGGGTAAACCACAAGATAGAAGGTTTCTTTAAGGTCTGCAGGGCAAAAGGGCTTACAGGAGACCAGGGCGTGGTGATACCCCATCAGAATGTGGAAAACCTGATGCTTTCAGGGGAGGTAATAGAAGCCGTCCGGGACGGCAAGTTCCACATATATACGGCGAAAACCATAGATGACTGCATTGAGCTCATGACAGGTGTCAGTGCGGAAGAATTCCACAAAAAGGTAAATGAAAGCCTGGAGGGATTTGCACGCATGGCAGAAGAATTTTCGTCTATCGGCAGAGGTGAAAAAGGAGACAAAAACTAA
- a CDS encoding S-layer homology domain-containing protein has translation MKRAGAGLFFLIISVILVISCRGFADSAFSGSPEMTGNIEFGDINGHWAEGDIIRLALKETAFGFSDSTFHPDSPITRLDAATMLVKLFENADSSSRKRLELAVSLPFEDTASLPSEQQRFISEVLKIGLMKGDKGSSTFRPTNPIKRLEAAVIMVRALGLEGEIRRNETASEKDSAVSAGSIELPFSDTAEIPMWAVPYVEKAVELKLINGYNDGTFKPMKSITRGEFAALVSRLDRLILNHKDSGEYFGKVMAVKTQDRKALHVMLANGRMKSFRVKKQVRVFNEKGRMDFEEIAEADDIGFLTDKSGEIVYIRVGDSKQKPLIRRAPGKVLSVSGGFGYLKLRPHYPMEEEYSVKVNLGGDTVVLAGDRIADPSLIDENMEIIAVGTVNEDDEIEAREIEILDPVVIPGDEDEGE, from the coding sequence GTGAAAAGGGCAGGGGCAGGTCTGTTTTTTTTAATAATATCTGTGATTTTAGTGATCTCATGCCGGGGTTTTGCCGATTCCGCTTTTTCCGGCAGCCCTGAAATGACGGGAAATATAGAGTTCGGCGATATAAACGGCCACTGGGCCGAAGGGGACATTATAAGGCTTGCCCTAAAGGAAACGGCTTTCGGCTTTTCCGATTCTACATTTCACCCCGACAGCCCCATAACGCGCCTGGATGCTGCGACTATGCTGGTAAAACTCTTTGAAAACGCGGATTCTTCTTCACGAAAGCGTCTGGAACTCGCCGTCAGCCTGCCCTTTGAGGATACGGCCTCTCTGCCCTCCGAACAGCAGAGATTTATTTCAGAGGTGCTGAAAATCGGCCTTATGAAGGGAGATAAAGGGTCATCAACCTTCAGGCCGACAAATCCTATCAAGAGGCTGGAGGCTGCCGTTATAATGGTAAGGGCTCTGGGGCTTGAAGGTGAAATCAGAAGAAATGAGACCGCCTCTGAAAAAGATAGTGCCGTTTCGGCAGGCAGTATAGAGCTGCCCTTTTCCGACACGGCGGAAATCCCGATGTGGGCTGTCCCTTACGTGGAAAAGGCTGTTGAATTAAAGCTGATAAACGGTTATAACGACGGCACATTTAAGCCCATGAAATCTATAACAAGGGGTGAATTTGCCGCCCTTGTCAGCCGGCTGGATAGATTGATTTTAAACCACAAAGACAGCGGAGAGTATTTTGGGAAGGTAATGGCCGTTAAAACGCAGGACAGGAAGGCCCTCCATGTAATGCTGGCAAACGGAAGAATGAAGAGCTTCAGGGTTAAGAAGCAGGTAAGGGTTTTCAATGAAAAGGGCAGAATGGACTTTGAAGAGATAGCAGAAGCCGACGACATCGGTTTTTTAACGGATAAATCAGGGGAAATTGTGTATATAAGGGTCGGGGACAGTAAACAGAAGCCTCTGATAAGGAGGGCTCCCGGGAAGGTGCTGTCTGTCAGCGGCGGTTTTGGCTATTTGAAGCTCAGGCCCCACTACCCTATGGAAGAAGAGTACAGCGTAAAGGTAAATTTGGGCGGAGATACGGTAGTTTTGGCAGGAGACAGAATTGCTGACCCTTCACTGATTGATGAAAATATGGAAATAATAGCGGTCGGAACCGTCAATGAAGACGATGAAATTGAAGCCCGGGAAATTGAAATCCTTGACCCCGTGGTTATACCCGGGGATGAAGATGAAGGGGAATAG
- a CDS encoding PhzF family phenazine biosynthesis protein, with product MQIKFYQLDAFTDTPFGGNPAGVVPLIPKPGKDEILPNLSEERMRKIAGEINCSETAFILKPRDPRAHFSVRFFTPKEEVDLCGHATVAAFWLLAEEGYIPRKDPVKIVTQETKAGVLPVAVYFCEKGETDRIMMVQAQPEFKPCPVPPEELSHILGTAAENLTVPERPDAAPVIASTGLPDLLVPIKNRKALEELNPDMARLARISREHGFISIHAFTFDTIDPACTVHCRDFAPAVGINEESATGTASGALGAYLTAFGIIEIAAPTTRIICEQGYIMGRPSRITVEIDILERKSEAPCGRFALGNIKVGGRAVRIIEGLLHI from the coding sequence ATGCAGATAAAATTTTATCAGCTTGATGCCTTTACCGATACACCCTTCGGCGGGAACCCCGCGGGAGTCGTTCCGCTTATCCCTAAGCCCGGAAAAGATGAAATCCTTCCGAACCTCTCGGAAGAGCGGATGAGGAAGATTGCCGGTGAGATAAACTGCTCTGAAACGGCCTTCATACTAAAACCCCGGGACCCGAGGGCACACTTTTCGGTAAGATTCTTTACCCCGAAGGAAGAGGTTGACCTGTGCGGCCATGCGACGGTGGCAGCCTTCTGGCTTCTGGCAGAAGAAGGGTATATACCCCGAAAAGACCCTGTAAAGATAGTTACACAGGAAACCAAAGCCGGGGTCCTTCCCGTAGCCGTATATTTTTGCGAAAAGGGCGAAACGGACAGGATAATGATGGTGCAGGCTCAGCCCGAGTTCAAACCCTGCCCCGTACCGCCGGAGGAGCTGTCGCATATCCTCGGCACAGCGGCAGAAAACCTTACCGTGCCCGAACGCCCCGATGCAGCACCCGTAATAGCCTCAACGGGCCTTCCCGACCTCCTCGTTCCCATCAAAAACAGAAAGGCCCTTGAGGAACTGAATCCCGACATGGCACGGCTTGCCCGAATCAGCAGAGAACACGGTTTCATAAGTATCCATGCCTTTACATTTGACACAATAGACCCTGCCTGCACAGTGCACTGCCGCGACTTTGCCCCTGCCGTCGGCATAAACGAGGAATCGGCCACAGGCACCGCAAGCGGAGCCCTGGGGGCGTACCTGACGGCCTTCGGGATTATCGAGATAGCGGCCCCGACCACCCGGATAATATGTGAACAGGGCTATATCATGGGCCGACCCAGCAGGATTACAGTTGAAATAGATATCCTGGAGCGAAAATCAGAAGCCCCATGCGGCCGTTTTGCCCTGGGCAATATCAAGGTAGGCGGCCGTGCGGTCAGGATTATAGAAGGATTGCTCCATATCTAG